Sequence from the Cryptococcus neoformans var. grubii H99 chromosome 3, complete sequence genome:
ATGAGAAACACATAAAAAGTTGAAGGTCGAGGGTAAAAGAGCCAGCTAACGCGACGCTTTGCCCCACACACTTGGCATGGTAGTCACTAAGCGAGGCTGGGCAGTAGGTGGTTGAACAACGCTGCTGAGAAGAGGCTTTGGGATACGTGTGTCGATACGGCGGCGGATTTGAACAGATCGATTGGGCTCCTGATCGATTAGCTCGCGAGTCAGACGGTAATGGTCTGCAAGAGCCATGACGAATGTCCTCTTGGCCGCTGGCACTAAAAGAGATATGTCAGCAACAAAATTGAAGGGGGTAAAAGGTTAACTTACTGTGAGGAAgaatcatcatctgcctTGGTCCTTTAAAAAATTCTTCGAACGTAGTCTCCACCATTTTGACAAATTTGTGATTTCCAGCCGCAAATGTTTTcagctcatcttcataAACTTCCTGGTTCCTCTCCCCTGGCTTTATACCCAAAGCATCGGCCAATCGGGCATTACGTTGACGCACCGAACATTCCGAGTTGCACTTGAGCTGATCAAGTTCTCGGCTCCTCGGGTTGGCATTGGATGCGCCACATGAAGTACGGCTTTGAAGGTGGCCACATGCACACGTCTGGGTAACAATAGCTTGACATGGATCACTCTCCGGACACTTTGTTGGGGCATGGCACGTTGCTGTACAAGAATGCTTGCAAATTGACTTGGGTTTGCCGCAAACTTGATTACAGGAATCACACTCTCCAGGTCGATGACACAACTTCTGGCATTTGTGAAAACCACAAGAGAGAATTTCGCCGCAAGATTGACCACAGGAAACGCGGTCCTGGGAACATCGTACATTCTTGACAGCAGGATCCTTACCACATGCACATGGTTTAACGGTGAGATAGGGACAAGGGGGgcattcctcctcttcgtgACATTGATGGGGTATTTTTGGGTGACCACAAGCAAATGCAGGTCGAGCACAAGGGAAAGCACAATTGATCTTAGTGCCACATGCAACAGGAGGATAGACGACTGTTCGTCCGCAATGGCAAATCAGCTAGGAAGAAAGTCAGTTGATCCTTTTATTTCCAGATGGTCACATACCTCATCGTAGGAAGCCTGAAGACATCGACCACAAGGACCCTTGTGATCAGGTTTGGGACATGTATGTCGACCACAGCTCAAAGTTTTGCCACATATAAGGTGGCATTTGTGCAGATCATCATCAGGGTATATGTCGTTATCTTCATTACGCTGTTTTTTGTTTCGGAACTTGACTTGTTCCCAAAGGGGACAACACAATCGACCACATTCATGACGACCGCAGCTTGAAGCAAGAGTCAACTAAGGCTCTACAAGATCAATGACAATAAATCAACTTACTTTCTCAACACTTTACAGACCCTTTCACAAGTTATGTCACCAAGCCCATTTGCCAGCCTTTCCTTCAAAACGTCACAAGGCACCAAGAGTTGACTTTGCCCACATCGGCATGACCTAACAATTTCTTCGTGACACGGCGGGCATTCACCAGGATGACAATTCTTTGGACAGGGGTGGCCACATGGTCGAGCCTTGGGACATCGTTTCGTACATGTTGGGATGGGCGCGAGACAATCTGGTCGAGGGAATCCAGGAAGTGATGAGAGAGGAGTTGCTCCACAGGGACAGTGGGTCACGATTGATGGGGAGAGAGGACAAGGGTAAGGTGTAATTGCGTGCGGATGACAAGTCTATCGTCAAGTTAGCTCAGAGCTTGAATGAGTTGGTAAGACTGGCTCACCTCATGACACATGTGAATACCGCAATCATACAGCTGCTCGCATGGCTTTCCACAATTAAACCTCCCTTCCCATGTCTCTTCTATTCCTTCATCTATCAACCGCGCGCAAAGCTTTCCCTGTGATCTGTTCCATCCGCATtccacctctttctcttcttcaccacaGTAACACTTCAcgacctccttctccatacATGGCTGACAAGGCCCATAGTGGCACAGTTCGGGGCAAACGTGATCCTTATGGCCACATCCAAGAGGTTTGCCGCAGATATCGTCGCAGACAGGAGATAACGCAGCATTATTCGATGTGGCGGAAGCGCACTTGACAGTGATTGGAATGCTGTGAGAAGGGCACGGTACAATAAGAGCGATATTGCAAGGAGGGCATGGTCCAGGATGACAGGGCAACGGACATGGATGCGTGCACTTTTGCCTTGCACGACCACAAGAATCGCCACAAGAATGAGGGGCGGAAAGTGAAGTTGCAGGGTGTGACAATCGACCGCAGAAGCAGCTGCATTATTGTCAGCATAAGTTACATCCTATCAGCACGGACTCACCGATAATCTTTGGGAGCCTCTGTGCGTCTCTTCTGACAACCTGGACATCGCCATACAACTTCTTCTGGTTCTTTCAAACCACCACGCAccctttcatcttcctcttgcaaACTTCTTTCTGCCCAGTCCTTGACACATTCAAGATGGAATGGTGTATAGCAAGCAGAATAATGCGATGCTGCTGACGTTGAGCCAGTGATAGGATTTGGGACAAG
This genomic interval carries:
- a CDS encoding transcriptional repressor NF-X1, which produces MSTMSESYAAPPHQSAPHISEAVPTATTAYTPAPTGPMPGDGAFLLNQKSHNRRDNGHSHRNRGQGRRDKGKGREIVVDGIAVEGEKSESGGDGFVPIARSSATTSQSSSEGGSGPEKGNHVNARVRNSNFQPLSEDIPHDTKVTELQNGESGKTPGPSKLRIDYSLNPWVGEDEASIISTQSSQSGSQRSNVPPGPSNMPFPRGPVARMHPRQNQRLNRPPLVVRVNGMGGQANRNGTNGNSRSHAHVNSRQKHGMVQDGVSVSNEGMTPNFSGGKSRTPNFRPPPHPQSRTRASPSVEMQRTLNAVKIPQLQQIAPMDPSAPAFVPGAALLVSELDENPLPSREEAVAEGSKEKKNRKKPAKKKERSDNIAQQTGSTSVSRRTAFEQSTKLTSMNPKDGRTLKPGKLDEPTQGVVRAEQKQRKKAAQESDDLVARLTKGLRNRPFVECPICFNSITPSQAIWCCLPPDRPPEVNSVTLVPNPITGSTSAASHYSACYTPFHLECVKDWAERSLQEEDERVRGGLKEPEEVVWRCPGCQKRRTEAPKDYRCFCGRLSHPATSLSAPHSCGDSCGRARQKCTHPCPLPCHPGPCPPCNIALIVPCPSHSIPITVKCASATSNNAALSPVCDDICGKPLGCGHKDHVCPELCHYGPCQPCMEKEVVKCYCGEEEKEVECGWNRSQGKLCARLIDEGIEETWEGRFNCGKPCEQLYDCGIHMCHETCHPHAITPYPCPLSPSIVTHCPCGATPLSSLPGFPRPDCLAPIPTCTKRCPKARPCGHPCPKNCHPGECPPCHEEIVRSCRCGQSQLLVPCDVLKERLANGLGDITCERVCKVLRNCGRHECGRLCCPLWEQVKFRNKKQRNEDNDIYPDDDLHKCHLICGKTLSCGRHTCPKPDHKGPCGRCLQASYDELICHCGRTVVYPPVACGTKINCAFPCARPAFACGHPKIPHQCHEEEECPPCPYLTVKPCACGKDPAVKNVRCSQDRVSCGQSCGEILSCGFHKCQKLCHRPGECDSCNQVCGKPKSICKHSCTATCHAPTKCPESDPCQAIVTQTCACGHLQSRTSCGASNANPRSRELDQLKCNSECSVRQRNARLADALGIKPGERNQEVYEDELKTFAAGNHKFVKMVETTFEEFFKGPRQMMILPHMPAAKRTFVMALADHYRLTRELIDQEPNRSVQIRRRIDTRIPKPLLSSVVQPPTAQPRLVTTMPSVWGKASR